One Epinephelus moara isolate mb chromosome 20, YSFRI_EMoa_1.0, whole genome shotgun sequence genomic window carries:
- the LOC126407756 gene encoding high choriolytic enzyme 1-like, translated as MTFFKCTLGLLVLLVASDCSWAEDKELSVSELLWRANKDVVHREDEPLVIDDIAYDNENERNADPCTSRGCMWGKSSDGKVYVPYVIASHYSSRERSIIERGLVSFHDVSCIRFVRRSNQRDYLNIQSDSGCYSYVGRRGYSQTLSLDRQGCLYHSTVQHELLHALGFNHEQCRSDRDQHIRILWENIQRGWEYAFDKINTLNLNTPYDYNSVMQYHRYAFSGNNQPTMVPIPNANVEFGTATQMSNNDISRLNKLYKC; from the exons ATGACTTTCTTCAAGTGCACGCTCGGTCTCCTCGTCCTGCTCGTGGCCTCTGACTGCTCCTGGGCTGAAGACAAG gagctgtctgtctctgagctCCTGTGGAGGGCCAACAAGGATGTTG TGCACAGGGAGGACGAGCCCCTCGTCATAGATGACATCGCTTATGACAATGAAAATGAGAGAAACGCTGATCCCTGCACTTCCCGTGGCTGCATGTGGGGAAAGTCCAGCGATGGGAAGGTCTACGTGCCGTACGTCATCGCATCACATTACT CCTCTCGTGAGCGCTCCATCATCGAACGCGGGCTGGTGTCCTTCCACGATGTCTCCTGCATTCGCTTCGTCAGACGCTCCAACCAGAGGGACTACCTGAACATCCAGTCAGACAGCGG CTGTTACTCCTACGTCGGCCGCCGTGGTTATTCCCAGACGCTGTCCCTGGACCGCCAGGGCTGCCTCTACCACAGCACCGTCCAGCACGAGCTGCTCCACGCCCTCGGCTTCAACCACGAACAGTGCCGCTCTGACAGGGACCAGCACATCCGCATCCTGTGGGAGAACATCCAGCGCG GTTGGGAGTACGCCTTCGACAAGATCAACACTCTGAACCTGAACACCCCCTACGACTACAACTCTGTCATGCAGTACCACAG GTATGCCTTCTCTGGGAACAATCAGCCCACTATGGTTCCTATCCCCAACGCTAATGTTGAATTCGGCACGGCCACCCAGATGAGCAACAACGACATCAGCAGGCTGAACAAGCTGTACAAATGTTAA